In Wolbachia endosymbiont (group B) of Germaria angustata, the following are encoded in one genomic region:
- a CDS encoding amino acid carrier protein: MIIKVTDLLNSFLYIKIFNIPFIIIWVIATGVFCTIRFKFINFRLFKHGIQTLFNLESHNNNGIITHIQAFATVISGTVGLGTISGVAIAITIGGPSAVFWMIITGVLGMSIKFAEVVLAFTHRSENTTGGAFYYMEHGLAKIGFMKTGKFLAFIYAVMLLVAMILGGIPFQANQIAALSSNLFEYNISVIISLFVLIVILGGIKRIALVATGLGPIMIMLYIGMCIYLICVNGNNLLNALSIIFQDIFNKSAIGGGVLSGLIAGVRRSVFANEAGTGTAAIAHSIVKEKDPVKVGSVAMIAPFVDTILVSFLTGIVIIITDMHSTNTVGDITLVSSAFSTGLPLFSKLALPLIMFSFAFSTIIAYYYYCEVALVYLFGNKKVLILLQFFIVGSVYISCISKNIEFISYLGDSLFMCLMIPNAVVIYLLRREVLNTIDSYYKRY; the protein is encoded by the coding sequence ATGATTATAAAAGTAACTGATCTATTAAACTCTTTTTTATATATAAAGATATTCAACATACCATTTATAATTATTTGGGTAATTGCAACTGGGGTTTTTTGTACGATTCGATTCAAATTCATTAACTTTAGGTTGTTCAAACATGGGATACAAACACTATTCAACCTAGAGAGCCATAATAATAACGGCATAATCACCCACATTCAGGCATTTGCAACGGTAATTTCAGGAACAGTTGGTCTTGGAACAATATCAGGAGTTGCAATAGCTATTACAATAGGGGGGCCAAGTGCAGTTTTTTGGATGATAATTACCGGGGTACTTGGCATGTCAATAAAATTTGCTGAAGTAGTGCTTGCATTTACTCATCGCTCTGAAAACACAACTGGTGGGGCTTTTTATTATATGGAACATGGACTTGCAAAGATTGGATTTATGAAGACTGGCAAATTCCTTGCATTTATCTACGCAGTTATGCTGCTTGTTGCAATGATTCTAGGCGGCATACCATTTCAGGCAAATCAAATTGCAGCGTTGTCAAGTAACTTATTTGAATACAACATATCTGTTATTATCTCGCTATTTGTATTAATTGTAATACTGGGAGGAATAAAGCGAATTGCTTTAGTTGCAACAGGTTTAGGGCCGATCATGATAATGTTATATATAGGCATGTGTATATATTTAATCTGTGTAAACGGAAATAATCTACTGAATGCTCTATCTATAATATTTCAAGATATCTTTAACAAATCAGCTATAGGAGGTGGAGTATTGAGTGGATTAATAGCAGGGGTAAGAAGGTCAGTGTTTGCTAATGAAGCAGGTACTGGAACAGCAGCTATAGCACATTCGATTGTAAAAGAGAAAGACCCAGTTAAAGTTGGAAGTGTTGCAATGATTGCACCATTTGTAGACACAATATTAGTCTCATTTTTGACTGGTATTGTGATAATTATCACCGATATGCATAGCACTAATACCGTAGGTGATATTACGTTAGTTAGCTCAGCATTTTCAACAGGCTTGCCTTTATTTAGCAAGCTAGCTCTCCCGCTGATAATGTTTTCCTTTGCATTTTCCACAATAATAGCTTACTATTACTACTGTGAAGTTGCCCTAGTGTACTTATTTGGTAACAAAAAAGTACTGATATTGCTTCAGTTTTTTATAGTAGGTTCAGTGTATATCAGCTGTATATCAAAAAATATAGAATTTATATCTTATTTAGGTGATAGCCTGTTTATGTGCCTTATGATCCCAAATGCTGTTGTGATATATCTACTGAGAAGGGAAGTTTTAAATACAATAGACTCTTATTACAAAAGGTATTAA